The sequence below is a genomic window from Tissierellales bacterium.
AGAACAACTATAAGCCATTCTAGCCTTTACCATATACAATCTTTTTAACTGTTTCAGGGCTTAAGAAAAATTCACAAGCCAGTTCATCAATACTATTACCTAGTTGGTATAGTCTTTGCATCTTTCTGTTCCTAACATCAAGCTGTTCGCGCGTTCCACTTTTTTCGCCCCAGCTCACCTTTTGACCACTTTTGGGGATGTAAATCAGACCTCCATTAAAGTAACTCTGAATTTCCTCCAAAAGGTGAGTCGGAAGCACATCTGTTCCATTTTTGTAACCCATATGTTCCCTCCTGTAAAATGTTCATGGCACCGTTGTTGTTTCTAGTCGTAATTAAATTAATCACCATAATCCCACCTTTCTTTAGATTTAATATTTAGAGCCCTCTGCCAAAGGGACTCTTTCCAGATACTATTTTATTACAAATTCGACCCAAATAACATTACAGTATATTTACATTTTTCTTAAGTGATATTTAAGGTTTTGTTCATGAAGAGAATTCACATAAATAGGAAGAAAAATTGACTCAAATGAAACTCTCGACTATAATGTAAAGAGTGAATAATTAGAAGGTTTTGTTAAGAAATGTTCGTAAAAATTAAATTATTAATGAAAGGGGATTTTGATATGGATATCCAAGCAATTGTAGCAATAGTTATTGCAATTATTTTGAGTATTATATTGTATGCAGTGGGTAAAAAAGCGAATCTTAAAATGAATACACAGGCAGTTGT
It includes:
- a CDS encoding CD3324 family protein, translating into MGYKNGTDVLPTHLLEEIQSYFNGGLIYIPKSGQKVSWGEKSGTREQLDVRNRKMQRLYQLGNSIDELACEFFLSPETVKKIVYGKG